CAACCCTTATGGATTTTATTTTCCTCTTCTCCACCTCTTTTACTCCTTTCCCCTGAGCTGGGCCACCTAAGCACCTAAAAACGCTCGGGGCCTTTTCCTGACTCCAAGATCAAAGCTCCAAGAAATTCTCCTGGGGGCTCCTCTTGCAGGGCAAGGGCTTAAAAACTGCGCTGCCTAGCCCTCCAATATGCCCCTTTCCACAAAATCCTGGTACACATAATCCAAGCCAAGGTTTTGGAGAATCTCCCTGGTGGGGATCCCTTGGGTGTTCCAACCCTTGTATCGGTAGTATTCCTCCAGGAGCTGGTTCTCGTATTCGGGGAACCGTTTCTTCCAGTGATCCTCTGGAGGACGCTCGTCTTGCCTTCTCATTCCTTTTCTGATGTTTATGGATCTGACCAGATTTCTTATCCTGCTGGCCGCGCTCCACAGGGAATCCTCATCCATGTCCAGACCCGTGGCATAAGAGATCAAAGGCGCCAGGTTATGGATGTGGTAAGGCGGCTTCAGAGGGAAAGAAGACAGTCCGGCACATATGCCTGTGGAGTCGTCTATGTAGTGCATTATCTCTTGCCAGTCCACCAACTCGCAGATGACATCCACAGAGGGATAAAATGGGAACACCTTCCCCTCCTCACCCCATTCCAGGATGAACTCCTTGAACTTTTCTTCCTTGCCGCTGGGCACCTGCACCCAGTCTCTCACAAACTCCTCCCTGACGTCTTTGGGCAATGGCGTCTGAGGTATCTGACCTTCGATCTGGGTGATGTTTATTTTCTCACCCGTAGCCCACATCAAGAAATAAATGGGGTTTAACATGCCCAATTTGATGGGTATCTGCTCATGTTTTTTTATGGTGTTGTGATCATAGGCCTCTGCTCCCTTTCCTATGCGGCGAGCTGCCCAATAGACTCCGTCTGCCAGGACATCACCTATCCCCTCCCTCCTGACAATTCTGTCCAACAGCCAGTTGAACTTTCCCTCGGTGTCAGAGGGCATACCATCTAGGTCTTTGTCGGTCAGGATTCCTGCCTCATACAGCTCCAAGGCAAAGGCCATGACCTGGGGAGCGGAGAAACCGTCTACTCCATACTCCTGTGCCCGGCCGGCTATCCTTAGGCCGAATTCCAGATCATCGGCCATGGCTGCCATCACATAGGTGAGCTTGGAAAAGCATTTCATGGTATAAGTAGGGTATCCGGGGATGGAGATGATGCCAGCACAACGCACCGGACAGTTGTAACAGCTTATGAGCCTCTTTCTGGCCGACTCCAGTGCTTCGGTCCATTTCTTTTCCACCTCTTTGTTCCAGAAGTCCTTGCGTCTATGTCTGGCATTTCCCCAGGCAAAGGCAATGGTGTGCCACTCCTCATCGTGCACGGCCATTTCCTGGGGAGAGCCTATCCTGGCCAGAATGGGGGGCACTCCCTTCAGGGGGTTGTTGGCCCTGTGCTGTATGTATTCCAGGACTTGGTTGCATATCTCCATGAACTCGGAGGACTTGGCTATGTTGATATCCTTTGTGCCCCGCACCGCTATGGCCTTGAGGTTCTTGTCGCCCATAATGGCGCCCAAACCCAGCCTGCTGGCACTTCCCCTGTGACTCTCTATGGAGGAGAAATAGACCCGGTTCTCACCCGCCAAGCCTATGGCCATTACCTGGGCCTTGGGCTCTTTTAGTTCCTCACGAATGAGCTCTGCGGTCTCGTAGGTGCTCTTTCCTTTGAGATGGCTGGCATCCCTTATCTCTACCTTGTCGTTGTTGATCCATATGTACACCAGATCAGGAGACTTACCCTTGATAATAACCTTGTCATATCCTGCATACTTGAGCTCAGGCGCCCAAAATCCGCCCATCATGGAGTAGCCCATTAGCAGGGTCTGGGGGGAAATGGATGAAATGATTGTTCTGTTGGCCCCTGGGGCAGGGGTCCCGCATAGGAGTCCCGAGCTGAAGATCAGAAGGTTTTCGGGAGAAAATGGTTCTACCTCTGGAGGCACCCTTTCCCACAAAATCTTGGAATTGGTTCCCAGTCCCCCAAGGTATAGAGGTGTAAGCCTGGGGTCGGTCTCCACCCTCTCGATGTTTCCTCTGGACAGATCGATTTCCAAGTTGAATCCTGTCTCGGAATACCTCATGTCTTCCCCCCAATTTTTTAAAGCTGAAGGATTCTGCCTTGCCGGCTCAAGAACAAGGAAATGGCCGGTGTCAGTGTTATTGCGACCCCAAGGCCTGGCCTTAAAGGCAAGGGCCTGGGACCTCATCGCTAAATTCAAACTAGTCTCTTTGCAACTAGTATCAATCTATCTGGT
The sequence above is drawn from the bacterium genome and encodes:
- a CDS encoding aldehyde ferredoxin oxidoreductase N-terminal domain-containing protein; translated protein: MRYSETGFNLEIDLSRGNIERVETDPRLTPLYLGGLGTNSKILWERVPPEVEPFSPENLLIFSSGLLCGTPAPGANRTIISSISPQTLLMGYSMMGGFWAPELKYAGYDKVIIKGKSPDLVYIWINNDKVEIRDASHLKGKSTYETAELIREELKEPKAQVMAIGLAGENRVYFSSIESHRGSASRLGLGAIMGDKNLKAIAVRGTKDINIAKSSEFMEICNQVLEYIQHRANNPLKGVPPILARIGSPQEMAVHDEEWHTIAFAWGNARHRRKDFWNKEVEKKWTEALESARKRLISCYNCPVRCAGIISIPGYPTYTMKCFSKLTYVMAAMADDLEFGLRIAGRAQEYGVDGFSAPQVMAFALELYEAGILTDKDLDGMPSDTEGKFNWLLDRIVRREGIGDVLADGVYWAARRIGKGAEAYDHNTIKKHEQIPIKLGMLNPIYFLMWATGEKINITQIEGQIPQTPLPKDVREEFVRDWVQVPSGKEEKFKEFILEWGEEGKVFPFYPSVDVICELVDWQEIMHYIDDSTGICAGLSSFPLKPPYHIHNLAPLISYATGLDMDEDSLWSAASRIRNLVRSINIRKGMRRQDERPPEDHWKKRFPEYENQLLEEYYRYKGWNTQGIPTREILQNLGLDYVYQDFVERGILEG